One window from the genome of Amaranthus tricolor cultivar Red isolate AtriRed21 chromosome 9, ASM2621246v1, whole genome shotgun sequence encodes:
- the LOC130823996 gene encoding cytochrome P450 710A1-like, with translation MEYQLSEIWVILKWVVPYLATFIALLILIEQITYLKKKSNLPGPLMVFPFLGNVSSLVRDPAKFWDVQADYAKSSPLGISANYIIGKFMLFIRDSEMSHKIFANVRPDAFQLIGHPFGKKLFGEHNMIYLYGQEHKDLRRRIAPNFTPKALATYSDIQQIVILKHLKKWTELSVNGSRPVSLRLIAREMNLETSQNVFAGPYLDKEAREQFKVDYNYFNLGVMALPIDLPGFAFRDARLAVDRLVTTLSQCVEVSKTKMVADEEPNCLVDYWMQDMVREERESGSEWVNPPPNCSNREIAAHVFDFLFAAQDASTSSLLWAVTLLDSHPEVLSKVREEVESIWNPESNSLITPEQLISMKYTQAVAREVVRYRAPATLVPHVAREEFKIAENYTIPKGTLIFPSVYESSFQGFIDPDRFDPDRFYSDERREEQLYKRNFLVFGAGGHQCVGQRYALNLLVLFISMFSSLIEFKRHRSDGCDDLNFCPTICPKDDCVVSLSKRCVNFPTLSLSLP, from the coding sequence ATGGAGTATCAGTTATCTGAAATTTGGGTTATTCTAAAATGGGTAGTTCCATATTTAGCAACATTTATAGCATTGCTTATCTTAATCGAACAAATCACATACCTAAAGAAGAAGTCAAATCTTCCAGGTCCATTAATGGTGTTTCCTTTCCTCGGTAATGTCTCATCCCTGGTTCGAGACCCAGCTAAGTTCTGGGATGTCCAAGCCGACTACGCCAAATCGTCACCCCTTGGAATATCCGCCAATTACATCATCGGCAAGTTCATGCTGTTCATCAGAGATTCAGAAATGAGCCACAAGATCTTCGCTAATGTTCGACCCGATGCGTTTCAGCTTATCGGTCATCCTTTTGggaagaaattgtttggtgagCATAACATGATTTATTTATATGGTCAAGAACATAAAGATCTTCGCCGACGAATCGCTCCCAATTTCACACCAAAAGCATTGGCTACCTATTCTGATATTCAACAGATTGTGATTCTGAAGCATTTGAAAAAGTGGACGGAATTGTCCGTAAACGGGTCTAGACCCGTTTCGCTTCGGTTAATCGCAAGAGAAATGAATCTAGAAACTTCTCAGAATGTTTTCGCTGGGCCGTATTTGGATAAAGAAGCGCGTGAACAGTTCAAAGTAGATTACAATTACTTCAATTTGGGGGTTATGGCGTTACCCATCGACCTACCGGGTTTCGCCTTCCGAGATGCTCGACTCGCCGTGGATCGGTTGGTTACTACACTGAGTCAATGCGTTGAAGTGAGCAAAACAAAAATGGTGGCAGATGAAGAACCCAATTGTCTGGTCGATTACTGGATGCAAGACATGGTTCGAGAAGAAAGAGAATCCGGATCCGAATGGGTAAACCCACCACCAAATTGTAGCAACCGTGAGATCGCCGCCCATGTATTTGACTTCCTATTTGCAGCACAAGATGCGTCTACATCATCCCTACTATGGGCCGTCACCTTACTAGATTCCCACCCAGAAGTTCTCTCGAAAGTTCGAGAAGAAGTGGAATCAATCTGGAACCCAGAATCCAATTCCTTAATCACACCCGAACAGCTCATATCCATGAAATACACACAAGCGGTGGCGCGTGAGGTGGTCAGGTACCGCGCTCCGGCGACACTAGTACCCCACGTGGCACGTGAGGAATTCAAAATCGCTGAAAATTACACAATCCCCAAAGGAACCCTAATTTTTCCGTCAGTTTATGAATCGTCTTTTCAAGGGTTTATCGACCCGGATCGATTCGACCCGGATCGATTCTACTCGgatgaaagaagagaagaaCAATTATACAAGAGGAATTTCCTGGTATTTGGTGCTGGTGGACATCAATGTGTAGGACAAAGATACGCGCTGAATTTGCTGGTATTGTTCATCTCCATGTTCtcaagtttaattgaatttaaacGACATCGCTCTGATGGTTGTGATGATCTTAATTTTTGTCCTACAATTTGCCCTAAAGATGATTGTGTGGTTTCTCTCTCTAAAAGGTGTGTTAATTTCCCTACTCTGTCACTATCTCTCCCTTGA